The following proteins are co-located in the Colletotrichum lupini chromosome 4, complete sequence genome:
- a CDS encoding ABC transporter — protein MATNTSCPLGSDDQFGPRIDYNCRHFDFTLLFEDTIFHILPSAVFLLLIPFRIFSIARTPVKVATYRLALCKLALLSILTVLHLSFVIINIRSLAPRATASLAAGILNFIAVFAATLQSFLEDQRSTRPSDLLILYFSASAILSLPRLRTLWLISIAGASRGLRTAIIILTILVVPLESIGKKRFLRTEYRALTKEEETGFWGRSFFTWLMPFFRLGYSRVIHIRDMPEVDKDLAGDRAGASLEAAWSKRKGQKYHPLIRSGFYAYRGTLFAGVITRLFLTAFTFCQPFLITATVKFMQTPKTPQSERYGQALVGAYVLTYLGLAVSRAAFSRHQFRFTTMLRAGLMSMIFRQTVSLKADDLKDSAAVTLMGTDIERIVLTFNNLHQIWAAVLEVGIAIFLLQRQIASASVVPVVISIVCAFGVIPVSKTIGRAQTAWIERLQKRVAVTASMLGDMKSIKMLGLSGVLSTTITELRRVELRTSEKFRKLVLSQILVSNLPVEFAPFATFVIYSIIAVITKDQTLTTTNAFTALSLIGLLTEPLLLFCQFVPNIVQGVACFKRIEMFCLKAHEGSRREHLTPPARSSVTTMNRTSIELADHLTQKSSEGMIASFCNAKISWSPDSDIVFKDLSLTIKRGITMVVGPIGCGKSCLMESILGETSHSAGTRDRMAHGIAYCAQTPWMMNDTVRRNITGGLHHDPKWFDQVLWLCSLTEDVKNMPGGELYNIGSHGVGLSGGQRQRVALARAVYSRHRVVVLDDVFSGLDSKSVSQISSRLFSKDGHFRRNEISIILATHTNELIVLADGGVLSQGPYEQVVASSPELITKSRLEGDNNLQKGEESEQAEEAVKPTQIQRTLDAEEDRLRQNGSWSVHKYYFERAGWVIVGSFVFATFTEAFCSGFTNIWFQWWVEANEKRPNDNLGMYLGVYAFLFAMACIGLSVECCFFQSTDTGSITNRFSQDLNLVDVTLPSNAINFASNACACIVKLIILCVMGKYLATSVPLLVGVLFFVQRYYLRTSRQVRLLDIEAKAPIYTHFLETLKGVATIRAYQWEENFEEQATKLLNTSQKPHYMLACIQQWLALVLDLIVGALALIIVSMATSITDKFSPGAIGVSMVLVLGFNNSLATTIKNWTALETSIGAVARIREFAQTTPSEERELGSSGVPPERWPMQGRIAFESVTARYTKDGDATLKNLSLSISSGQKIAVCGPSGSGKTSFVLSLLQMIEVTEGKIYIDGIDLEGLERAGVRSRINVIPQEPFFIPGSVRFNLDPHSRESSETIKAALDKVGLLGKIAMAGGLDSELDADGFSVGER, from the exons ATGGCGACTAACACCAGTTGTCCTTTGGGCAGCGATGATCAATTCGGCCCTCGCATTGACTACAACTGCCGCCACTTTGACTTCACTCTCCTTTTTGAAGATACCATCTTTCACATTCTCCCTTCGGCAGTATTTCTCCTGCTCATTCCATTTCGAATATTTTCCATTGCACGGACACCGGTGAAAGTAGCCACTTACAGACTTGCCTTGTGCAAATTG GCTCTCTTGAGCATCTTAACTGTGCTTCATCTCAGTTTCGTCATAATCAACATCAGGTCATTAGCCCCCCGCGCGACAGCTTCACTGGCAGCGGGAATTCTCAACTTCATAGCCGTTTTCGCAGCTACTCTTCAATCGTTCCTCGAAGACCAACGCTCCACTCGCCCATCCGACTTGCTCATACTCTACTTCTCAGCCTCTGCCATACTCTCACTACCGCGCCTCAGAACTCTATGGCTCATCTCCATTGCCGGAGCGTCCAGAGGTCTCCGGACTGCCATTATCATTCTCACGATCCTAGTCGTTCCCTTGGAGTCCATCGGCAAGAAGCGATTCTTGCGAACAGAGTACCGAGCTCTTACGAAAGAGGAAGAAACTGGCTTCTGGGGACGCAGCTTCTTCACCTGGCTTATGCCTTTCTTCCGTCTCGGCTACTCGCGGGTCATTCACATCCGGGATATGCCGGAAGTCGACAAAGACCTAGCTGGAGATAGAGCAGGGGCAAGCCTCGAGGCCGCGTGGTCGAAGCGCAAAGGGCAGAAATACCACCCTTTGATCCGCTCTGGCTTTTACGCATATCGCGGGACTCTCTTCGCCGGCGTCATAACGCGTCTCTTTCTCACCGCGTTCACGTTTTGCCAGCCATTCCTCATCACGGCGACAGTGAAATTCATGCAGACGCCCAAGACGCCACAGTCCGAGAGATATGGGCAAGCACTTGTCGGGGCATATGTTCTTACGTATCTCGGTCTAGCGGTCTCCCGAGCTGCATTTTCCCGCCACCAGTTCCGCTTTACGACGATGCTTCGAGCAGGGCTGATGTCCATGATATTCAGACAGACTGTCTCTCTTAAAGCAGATGACTTGAAAGATAGTGCTGCGGTTACTTTGATGGGCACAGATATCGAACGCATCGTACTCACGTTCAACAACCTTCATCAGATTTGGGCTGCCGTTCTGGAAGTTGGCATCGCAATATTCCTCCTGCAACGTCAAATAGCGTCTGCATCTGTAGTACCAGTCGTCATTTCTATCG TCTGCGCTTTTGGCGTCATCCCGGTCTCCAAGACCATTGGAAGGGCACAAACGGCCTGGATTGAACGTTTGCAGAAGAGAGTGGCAGTCACAGCCTCAATGCTGGGAGATATGAAGTCGATCAAAATGCTAGGTCTCTCAGGCGTGTTGTCAACCACTATCACAGAGCTGCGACGTGTTGAGTTAAGGACGTCTGAGAAATTTCGCAAATTAGTACTCTCTCAGATCCTTGTTT CAAATCTTCCCGTCGAATTTGCGCCTTTCGCAACATTTGTCATCTACAGTATAATCGCAGTCATCACCAAAGATCAAACATTGACGACAACGAATGCCTTCACCGCTCTGTCTTTAATCGGCCTCTTGACAGAACCACTTTTGCTATTTTGCCAATTCGTGCCTAACATTGTACAGGGGGTGGCTTGCTTCAAGCGCATCGAGATGTTTTGCCTCAAAGCACACGAAGGATCACGGCGGGAACACCTCACACCTCCAGCGCGCTCTTCAGTCACCACTATGAACAGGACAAGCATCGAGCTCGCGGACCATTTGACGCAAAAGTCGTCGGAAGGAATGATAGCCTCGTTCTGTAACGCAAAGATCTCCTGGTCGCCTGATTCAGACATAGTCTTTAAAGACCTATCCTTGACGATAAAGAGAGGCATCACCATGGTCGTAGGCCCTATTGGATGCGGAAAGTCTTGCCTTATGGAGAGTATCCTCGGAGAGACATCACATAGTGCCGGGACCAGAGATCGCATGGCTCACGGTATCGCCTACTGCGCGCAGACTCCGTGGATGATGAACGACACCGTGAGAAGGAACATCACTGGTGGCCTCCATCATGATCCGAAATGGTTCGACCAAGTTTTGTGGCTGTGCTCCTTGACTGAAGATGTCAAGAATATGCCTGGAGGAGAGTTGTACAACATTGGCAGTCACGGTGTCGGCTTGAGCGGAGGGCAACGACAGCGTGTA GCACTCGCTCGCGCGGTCTACTCCAGACACCGAGTTGTAGTCCTCGATGACGTCTTCAGCGGCCTTGATTCCAAAAGTGTCAGCCAGATTTCAAGCCGTCTCTTCAGCAAGGATGGTCACTTCCGCCGGAACGAGATCTCCATCATTCTTGCGACTCACACCA ATGAATTAATCGTTCTCGCCGATGGTGGAGTCCTTAGTCAGGGCCCATATGAACAGGTTGTTGCTAGCTCACCTGAATTAATCACAAAATCGAGATTAGAAGGTGACAATAATCTTCAGAAGGGTGAAGAGTCAGAGCAAGCTGAGGAGGCTGTGAAACCCACACAAATCCAGAGGACCCTGGATGCCGAGGAAGACAGACTGCGCCAAAATGGTTCTTGGTCAGTTCACAAATACTACTTCGAGCGAGCTGGTTGGGTAATAGTTGGCTCGTTCGTCTTCGCCACTTTCACCGAGGCATTTTGCAGCGGGTTTACAA ATATCTGGTTTCAATGGTGGGTAGAAGCCAACGAAAAACGGCCAAATGACAACCTCGGTATGTATCTTGGGGTTTATGCCTTTCTATTTGCGATGGCATGCATTGGACTTTCCGTGGAATGCTG CTTTTTCCAGTCCACTGATACAGGTTCAATCACCAACAG ATTCAGCCAGGATCTTAATCTGGTTGATGTGACTCTTCCATCCAATGCCATTAACTTTGCCTCGA ATGCTTGCGCTTGCATCGTGAAGCTCATAATACTATGTGTCATGGGCAAGTACTTGGCGACATCCGTGCCTCTTCTAGTAGGTGTGCTCTTCTTCGTTCAACGATACTATCTCCGCACCTCTCGCCAGGTCCGTCTCCTCGACATCGAAGCCAAGGCTCCAATCTACACCCACTTTCTTGAAACACTCAAGGGTGTTGCCACTATTCGTGCCTATCAATGGGAAGAGAACTTTGAGGAGCAGGCGACAAAACTCCTGAATACGTCACAGAAACCCCACTACATGCTAGCCTGTATACAACAATGGCTCGCGCTCGTTTTGGATCTCATCGTCGGGGCTCTGGCTCTCATCATAGTCAGCATGGCAACTTCCATTACCGATAAGTTTTCTCCTGGAGCAATTGGTGTTTCCATGGTCTTGGTCCTGGGGTTCAACAATTCTCTTGCGACAACAATCAAGAACTGGACTGCTCTGGAAACTTCAATCGGTGCTGTGGCCAGAATAAGAGAGTTTGCACAGACAACGCCTTCCGAGGAGCGTGAGCTGGGAAGCTCCGGTGTCCCTCCTGAAAGGTGGCCAATGCAAGGCCGCATCGCCTTTGAGAGCGTCACTGCGAGATACACAAAAGACGGAGATGCAACTCTGAAGAACTTGTCACTTTCAATATCATCCGGCCAGAAGATTGCAGTCTGCGGACCATCAGGCAGCGGCAAGACCTCCTTTGTTCTCTCACTTCTTCAGATGATTGAAGTTACAGAAGGGAAGATTTATATCGACGGCATTGATCTCGAAGGTCTGGAGAGAGCGGGAGTACGTTCACGAATCAACGTCATACCTCAGGAGCCATTCTTCATCCCGGGCAGCGTCCGGTTCAACTTAGATCCACACTCCCGCGAAAGTAGTGAGACGATCAAAGCAGCGCTCGATAAAGTTGGCCTCCTGGGCAAGATCGCTATGGCAGGTGGTCTGGACAGCGAACTAGATGCCGATGGGTTCTCCGTAGGGGAAAGATAA